A genome region from Schlesneria paludicola DSM 18645 includes the following:
- a CDS encoding metallophosphoesterase family protein — protein MSAKSFRLLHAANLQLDCPLRGAGLQNDEIRDILDAATLTAFERIVTIAIEKDVDGVLITGNTFDASFASLAAEVAMREGFSRLADHNIPVFITPGEMDPDAAWLDLPRLPDNVTLFTDVTDPPVDLTSHGHLLATLFPVTATTSIEPEELANILGGRTTSKGNRPFVVGMLLSGSAGGPKDARKSKQNRFAALDWVVCHEGTNADSLPLTDGHAHMQSAPQGLDRSETGARGVTLLEVDSARKTKLTKIPVAPVRWETIVQPIDHVKDREALLERMLGQLERLPNFHGELVRIIDWKLDRTSGEANGWESDTAAKELGEALTELSDQPDGLRYVHRVSALEPDLTLIEPAHREVLTEYLLALERRAPSKQADFAKWIAEARVGDLVNSGRWEQWSESLQPQQVTERAQQLGWKWFATIGKK, from the coding sequence ATGTCTGCGAAGTCGTTTCGTTTGCTCCATGCTGCAAACCTTCAACTGGACTGCCCTCTCCGCGGAGCGGGCCTCCAAAACGACGAGATTCGCGACATTCTTGACGCGGCCACGCTGACCGCGTTTGAACGGATCGTCACGATCGCAATTGAAAAAGACGTCGATGGCGTCTTGATCACGGGCAACACATTCGACGCCAGCTTCGCCAGCCTCGCCGCAGAAGTCGCGATGCGCGAGGGGTTCTCACGACTCGCCGATCACAATATTCCCGTCTTTATCACTCCGGGCGAAATGGATCCGGACGCCGCGTGGCTTGATCTACCTCGATTGCCCGACAACGTCACGCTTTTCACCGATGTCACCGATCCACCGGTCGACCTGACGAGCCACGGTCACCTGCTCGCAACACTCTTCCCCGTAACGGCCACGACCTCGATCGAACCCGAGGAACTCGCGAACATTCTGGGCGGCCGTACCACGTCGAAAGGCAATCGCCCCTTCGTCGTCGGGATGCTGTTGTCAGGCTCGGCCGGCGGACCAAAGGATGCTCGCAAATCAAAGCAGAACCGCTTCGCCGCACTCGACTGGGTCGTTTGCCACGAGGGAACGAACGCCGATTCTCTGCCATTAACCGACGGACACGCTCATATGCAGTCCGCACCACAGGGACTCGATCGCTCGGAAACCGGAGCACGCGGCGTAACACTGTTGGAAGTGGATTCGGCACGAAAAACGAAACTGACGAAAATTCCCGTGGCACCGGTTCGCTGGGAAACAATCGTTCAGCCAATCGACCATGTCAAAGATCGCGAAGCACTGCTCGAACGGATGCTCGGCCAATTGGAGCGTTTGCCCAATTTCCACGGCGAACTGGTCCGGATCATCGACTGGAAACTTGACCGAACATCGGGCGAAGCCAACGGCTGGGAGTCGGACACCGCGGCAAAGGAGCTGGGAGAAGCACTCACAGAGCTCAGCGATCAACCCGATGGTCTGCGGTATGTGCATCGAGTGAGTGCGCTCGAGCCTGACTTGACGTTGATCGAGCCCGCCCACCGAGAAGTCCTCACCGAATATCTGCTGGCACTGGAACGTCGAGCCCCTTCAAAACAGGCCGATTTTGCGAAATGGATTGCCGAGGCACGTGTCGGTGATCTTGTGAATTCGGGACGTTGGGAACAATGGAGTGAATCGCTTCAGCCACAGCAGGTCACAGAACGTGCGCAACAACTCGGCTGGAAGTGGTTCGCAACGATCGGGAAGAAATAA
- a CDS encoding VF530 family protein: protein MTPPHPKNPLHGVTLAAMLEQLVEQYGWETLSQSIPVRCFTYHPSLKSSLHFLRRTPWARAKVESLYLHYLEEKPAAFEELPAVEPTPTEE from the coding sequence ATGACTCCCCCACACCCAAAGAATCCGCTACACGGCGTCACACTCGCCGCCATGCTCGAACAACTCGTCGAACAGTATGGCTGGGAAACTCTGAGCCAATCGATCCCGGTTCGCTGCTTCACATACCATCCGAGCCTCAAATCAAGCCTGCACTTCCTGCGGCGAACCCCTTGGGCTCGCGCCAAAGTCGAATCGCTGTACCTGCACTACTTAGAAGAGAAACCAGCCGCATTCGAAGAGTTGCCAGCAGTAGAGCCCACACCCACCGAAGAGTGA